From Toxorhynchites rutilus septentrionalis strain SRP chromosome 2, ASM2978413v1, whole genome shotgun sequence, a single genomic window includes:
- the LOC129771161 gene encoding nuclear pore complex protein Nup98-Nup96-like — MKFNLTRNANDEEVVKAWLEEFKTKLTDLCSVIKMFPCPTLKHRLCQNAITQLLDIRYALMQNALEKLLLPQEYVLEKLRLSAFLDEDPRKQR; from the exons ATGAAG TTCAACCTGACCCGGAACGCGAACGACGAAGAGGTGGTTAAAGCTTGGCTCGAGGAATTCAAGACCAAACTGACCGATCTGTGCTCGGTGATCAAGATGTTTCCCTGCCCGACGCTGAAGCATCGACTCTGTCAGAACGCAATCACCCAGCTATTGGACATCCGCTATGCGTTGATGCAAAATGCGCTCGAGAAGCTGCTTCTGCCCCAGGAATACGTCCTCGAGAAATTGCGGCTGAGCGCGTTTCTGGACGAGGATCCGCGGAAGCAGCGATGA
- the LOC129769755 gene encoding senecionine N-oxygenase-like isoform X2: protein MADRLGGTWVFNEEVDKNEYGLDVHSSMYKGLRTNLPKEIMGYPDFPIPDQDSSYIPAEDMLKFFQLFSDSYGITEHIKFSQYVIRVKPTKDEKRWEVMVLDCPNNRLETYYFDYVLVCNGHYHTPKFPNYPGSDNYKGKQMHSHEYRCNDPFVGETVLVIGAGPSGMDLAYEISKKAQRVTLSHHLKDTPKTLFPDNVNLKPDVVKITETGVVYADGTSQEFSVICYSTGYKYTFPFLSCDCGIVVEDNYVQKLYKHCINIRHPTMAFIGLPFYVCAAQMMDLQARFCIKFFSGEKQLPSQSEMEQDTNAEMEERWSRGLKKRQAHMMGPQEDRYYDDLAKTAGVDPIKPVIKKLHKVCAFRFSEDLVNFRKDKFRIVDDETFVKVV from the exons ATGGCCGACCGGCTCGGAGGCACTTGGGTGTTCAACGAGGAGGTGGACAAAAACGAGTACGGGCTGGATGTGCACTCGAGCATGTACAAGGGTCTGAGAACCAACTTGCCCAAGGAGATTATGGGTTATCCGGATTTCCCGATTCCCGACCAGGACAGCAGCTACATCCCGGCGGAAGATATGCTGAAATTCTTCCAACTTTTCTCCGATAGCTACGGTATAACGGAGCACATCAAGTTCAGTCAATATGTGATCCGGGTGAAGCCAACCAAGGATGAGAAACGGTGGGAAGTGATGGTCCTGGACTGTCCCAATAACAGACTGGAGACCTACTATTTTGACTACGTATTAGTGTGTAACGGCCATTATCACACACCAAAGTTTCCAAACTATCCAGGAAGTGATAACTACAAGGGAAAACAGATGCACAGTCATGAATATCGCTGCAACGATCCGTTTGTTG GCGAAACCGTACTCGTCATCGGAGCTGGTCCGTCTGGAATGGATCTGGCGTACGAGATTTCCAAAAAGGCCCAACGGGTGACCCTGAGTCATCATCTGAAGGACACGCCGAAGACGTTGTTCCCGGACAACGTTAATCTGAAGCCGGATGTCGTAAAAATTACCGAAACGGGTGTCGTGTACGCGGATGGAACGTCCCAGGAGTTCAGCGTTATTTGCTACAGTACCGGTTACAAGTACACGTTTCCGTTCCTTAGTTGCGACTGTGGCATTGTGGTGGAGGATAACTACGTCCAGAAGTTGTACAAACACTGCATAAACATCCGCCATCCCACGATGGCCTTCATCGGATTGCCTTTTTACGTGTGTGCCGCTCAGATGATGGACCTGCAGGCTAGGTTCTGTATCAAATTTTTCAGTGGAGAAAAACAATTGCCCTCCCAGTCGGAAATGGAACAGGACACGAATGCTGAGATGGAGGAACGCTGGAGCAGAGGATTGAAGAAAAGGCAGGCTCATATGATGGGGCCGCAGGAGGATCGCTATTATGATGATTTGGCGAAGACGGCTGGAGTCGATCCCATCAAGCCTGTGATTAAGAAGCTGCATAAAGTTTGTGCGTTTCGGTTCAGTGAAGATTTGGTTAACTTTAGGAAGGACAAATTCCGGATTGTGGATGACGAAACCTTCGTCAAGGtggtttaa
- the LOC129769755 gene encoding senecionine N-oxygenase-like isoform X1 yields the protein MVDEVIASKKRSFCVIGAGTAGLCAARHALQSGGDVTVFEMADRLGGTWVFNEEVDKNEYGLDVHSSMYKGLRTNLPKEIMGYPDFPIPDQDSSYIPAEDMLKFFQLFSDSYGITEHIKFSQYVIRVKPTKDEKRWEVMVLDCPNNRLETYYFDYVLVCNGHYHTPKFPNYPGSDNYKGKQMHSHEYRCNDPFVGETVLVIGAGPSGMDLAYEISKKAQRVTLSHHLKDTPKTLFPDNVNLKPDVVKITETGVVYADGTSQEFSVICYSTGYKYTFPFLSCDCGIVVEDNYVQKLYKHCINIRHPTMAFIGLPFYVCAAQMMDLQARFCIKFFSGEKQLPSQSEMEQDTNAEMEERWSRGLKKRQAHMMGPQEDRYYDDLAKTAGVDPIKPVIKKLHKVCAFRFSEDLVNFRKDKFRIVDDETFVKVV from the exons ATGGTGGATGAAGTG ATTGCCAGCAAAAAGCGCAGCTTTTGTGTGATAGGCGCGGGAACAGCGGGTCTTTGCGCTGCCCGTCATGCTTTGCAGTCCGGTGGGGATGTGACGGTGTTCGAGATGGCCGACCGGCTCGGAGGCACTTGGGTGTTCAACGAGGAGGTGGACAAAAACGAGTACGGGCTGGATGTGCACTCGAGCATGTACAAGGGTCTGAGAACCAACTTGCCCAAGGAGATTATGGGTTATCCGGATTTCCCGATTCCCGACCAGGACAGCAGCTACATCCCGGCGGAAGATATGCTGAAATTCTTCCAACTTTTCTCCGATAGCTACGGTATAACGGAGCACATCAAGTTCAGTCAATATGTGATCCGGGTGAAGCCAACCAAGGATGAGAAACGGTGGGAAGTGATGGTCCTGGACTGTCCCAATAACAGACTGGAGACCTACTATTTTGACTACGTATTAGTGTGTAACGGCCATTATCACACACCAAAGTTTCCAAACTATCCAGGAAGTGATAACTACAAGGGAAAACAGATGCACAGTCATGAATATCGCTGCAACGATCCGTTTGTTG GCGAAACCGTACTCGTCATCGGAGCTGGTCCGTCTGGAATGGATCTGGCGTACGAGATTTCCAAAAAGGCCCAACGGGTGACCCTGAGTCATCATCTGAAGGACACGCCGAAGACGTTGTTCCCGGACAACGTTAATCTGAAGCCGGATGTCGTAAAAATTACCGAAACGGGTGTCGTGTACGCGGATGGAACGTCCCAGGAGTTCAGCGTTATTTGCTACAGTACCGGTTACAAGTACACGTTTCCGTTCCTTAGTTGCGACTGTGGCATTGTGGTGGAGGATAACTACGTCCAGAAGTTGTACAAACACTGCATAAACATCCGCCATCCCACGATGGCCTTCATCGGATTGCCTTTTTACGTGTGTGCCGCTCAGATGATGGACCTGCAGGCTAGGTTCTGTATCAAATTTTTCAGTGGAGAAAAACAATTGCCCTCCCAGTCGGAAATGGAACAGGACACGAATGCTGAGATGGAGGAACGCTGGAGCAGAGGATTGAAGAAAAGGCAGGCTCATATGATGGGGCCGCAGGAGGATCGCTATTATGATGATTTGGCGAAGACGGCTGGAGTCGATCCCATCAAGCCTGTGATTAAGAAGCTGCATAAAGTTTGTGCGTTTCGGTTCAGTGAAGATTTGGTTAACTTTAGGAAGGACAAATTCCGGATTGTGGATGACGAAACCTTCGTCAAGGtggtttaa